The genomic window ACAACGCGTGGTCCGAGGCACGCGTGGACTCCGTGAGCGTGGAGGCGGAGGTCCGGCCCGGGTTCTTCGGTGCCGCCGTGGACGGAGCGTGGCTGACGGGCGGCAGCGCGCACCCCGGCGAGCGCATCCACATCTCGGTGCGGCTGCGCCCGGAGCGGGGCGAACCTTTCGTGGAGACACTGGAGCTCCAGCTGCCGGGCTTCCTGCCGGCGGGCCGCTACCGGCTGCTGGTGGGGGACATGGACTCTCGCGTGGAAGCCGAGCGCCAGCGGGCGCCGGGCATGTTCCGTCCCGCCACGCTGGACCAGGCGCTGGACCTGCTCCGGCTGCGCGGCACGCGAGCCGCACTGTACGCCCAGCTGTACTCCGACGACACCGGCGTGACCACCCGGGGCACCGAGCTGCCCGCGCTGCCGGGCAGCACACTGGCCGACCTGCAGGACGGCCGGCCCGGGGGCGCACTTCTGCCGGTGCGCTCGCGCCGCTGGGCCGAGTGCGTGAAACCGATCGCCCGCACCCTGGTGGGGTCCGCGGACCTGGTCCTGAACGTGGAAAGAGAGGAACCCTGATGCGCCTCTGCATGGGATGGCTGTGCGCCGCGCTCCTGCTGGCCGCCGCGCCGGCCGGGGCGGCGATCACCCAGTACTGGACCCTCGAGACGCCCGAGGACTTCCTCAAGTGCAAGGGCCGGGGAGCGGCCCTGGGCGGCCAGGCGCGCGCCGAGGTGGGCCCCGCCGTGGATTCGCTCGGGGGCGCGGAGCCCATGGTGTGGGCGGTGGCCACGGGACCGGGCGGAGAGATCTACGCGGGCACCGGTCACGACGGTCGCCTGCTGCGGGCGCGCGGGTCCGAGGGGCTGCGGGAGTGGGCCAGCGCGGGCGAGCCTGAAGTCCTCTCGCTGCTTTCCGACGGACGCGGCGGGGTGTACGCGGGCACCGGGCCGCGCGGCCGGATCGTGCACGTGGACCGCGACGGCAAGGTGAAGCTCTTCTGCGAACTGCCCGCCAAGTACGTGTGGGCCCTGCTGGCCGACGCCGACGGCTCGATCTACGCCGCCACCGGCGCCGAGGGCAAGCTGTTCAAGGTGAGCGCCTCCGGCCAGGCCGAGGAGTACTGGGCCTCGCCGGCGGGCCACCTGGTGTGCCTGGCGTGGGGAGCGAATCACCGGCTGCTGGCCGGCGGGGAGGAGGACGGCATTCTCTACGAGGTCACCGGACGGGGCACCGGGCGGACGCTGTTCGACTCCGAGGAGAAGGAGATCAAGAGCGTCGCCGTCACCGCCTCGGGGGACATCTACGTCGCGGCGCTCAAGGTGGCGCTGGCGCCGCCGGGCGCTCCCGGCCCCGGCGGGGCCCCGGCGACCCCGATTCCGGGCGGCACGGAGAAGGCCGGCCGCTCCTTCGTCTACCGCCTGCTGCCCAACGGCGCGGCGGTGAAGGTGTGGGAAGGCCCGGGGCTGGTGCACTCACTCGTGGCCGCCGGCTCCCAGGTGTATGCCGCGGTGGGCGAACCGGCGCAGCTGTGGCGCCTGGACGCGGACGGTTCCGGGGTGCGGCTGCGCGAGTTCGAGCCGGCGTCGCTGCTGTGTGCCGCGCTGTCCGGAACCGACCTGGTGCTGGGGGCGGGCAACCCGGGACACGTCTACCGGGTGCGCACCGCGCGCGCCGCCGGAGCGTCGCTGGATTCTCCCACGCTGGACGGCCGGCGCGTGCTGCGCTGGGGCACGCTCGAGTTCGACGGGCGCGGCGCCACCGACATCCGCTTCCAGGTGCGCAGCGGCAACTCGGAGACGCCCGACCGCGGCTGGAGCGGCTGGGTTCCCTGCCGGCCCGGCACGGCGGTCCCCGCGCCGGAGGCCCGATACCTCCAGTGGCGGGCCGAGCTGCACGGCGGCGCGACGCTGCGGCGCGTGCGGGTGGCCTATCGCGAGCAGAACCTGCCACCCGAGATCCGCTTTGTACAGGTGCTGCCGCGCGAGCCCAAGGCGCTGCTGAGCCCGCCAGAGGGCGGCTCGGTGACCCAACTGCTGCCCGGCGGCATCAAGGTGGACTACTCGCTCCCCCGGCAGAGCCTGCGCGCCACCAGCTTCGACGTGGCCGCGTGGGCCCGGGGCATCCGGCACATCCGCTGGGACGCCGCCGACCCCAACACCGACCCGCTGCGCTATACGCTCGAGTACCGCGCCCTGGGCGAGGCCCGCTGGCTGCCGCTGGCTTCCGACCTGGAGGAGCCCATGTACGCATGGGACACCACGTCGCTCCCGGACGGCGAATACGAGGTCCGGCTCTCCGCCTCGGACAGTACGCTGAACACCCCCTCGGAGGCGCGGGTGGTCTCGCGCGTGGCCGAGCCGTCCACCGTGGACCACACCTCGCCGCGCTGGCAGGGGCTGACCGCGGAGCAGCACGGCGACCACATCGAGGTGCGCGGCGCGGCGCATGACGACCTGAGCGCCCTGGTCTACCTGGGCAGTTCGCTGGACGGCGGACCGTGGATGCTGGTCGAGCCTGCCGACGGCGTCCTGGACTCCCGGGACGAGACGGTGCGTTTCACGATGTCGGCGCCCTCCACGGCCGGGCACACGCTGATGCTCAAGGCCGTGGACCTTGCCGGGAACGTCGGGACCGCCTCGCTCCGGCTGAGGTAGGGGCGCAGGGGGGGAGTTGTCGCGAGCACCGCTGGCGACCTGGATCGCGGCCCTGGCCACGCTGGCCTGGGCCGCGGTCTTCTCGCGGATCCCCGACTGGCCGGGGCACCTGCGCACGTTTCAGCTCACAGCCTTCGCGCTCGCCGGGGTGCAGGCCTGGGCGGCCCTGGGCCACGGGCGGCTCCATGGCGGCGCGCATGCGCCCGCGCCGGGCGGGCGAGCCGAGGCGCTGGTGTTCTGGGGCGTGGCGCTGGCCGCTACCTGTGGGATGCCCAGGTGTGGCGCGCCGGCATCAACCCGTTCCGGTTCACCCCCCTGGATCCGCACCTGGCCGCGCTGCGCGCGCTGCACCCGGACATCTTTCGCGGCATCAACTACCCCGAGCTGCCCACCATCTACCCGCTCACCTCTCAGTTGACCTTCCTGTTGGCTTCCTTCGTGGCGCCGGGGGTCACCGGCCTCAAGATCGCGCTGTGCGCCGCGGAGATCGTCGGGCTGGGCGTGCTGCGCCGGGCGTTGCGCCGCGCCGGCCGGCCGGCGTCGTGGGCGATCCTGGCCGCGTGGCATCCCCTGGCGCTCTCGGAGACTGCGGCCAACGGACACGTGGATGCGGTGGGAGGGCTGTTCCTGCTGCTGGCCGCATGCGGCGCGGCGCGATGGCCCCCGGTCTCCCCGGGAACCCTGGCGGACGAATCCGCGCGACAGTCTTCCAAGCGAAGCGGGTGGCTGCATCCGATCGGCATGGCCGCCGCGCTGACCGCCGCCGCACTCACCAAGTGGAGCGTGCTGGTGGTGCTTCCCGCGCTGCGCCTGACGTGGCGAACGTGGATTGCGCTGGTGCTGCTCACCGTGGCGGGCGCGGCGGTATTCATCGCGCCGGGGGTCAATCCGTTCTTCTCGCTCGGCCAGTACGTGGAGCGGTGGCGCTGGAACGACTCCCTGTTCTGGCTGCTGATGCGCGCGGCCGGCGACCTGCGGATCGCGAAGGTGATCGCCGCACTGGCGCTGCTCGCGTGGGTGCTCGGCGTCTCGCGGCGCGAGCGCCGGCCGGACTGGGCCGCGCGCTCGGCTTTCGGTGCGCTGTTGCTGCTCGCGCCCACGCTGCACCCCTGGTACCTGCTCTGGATCCTGCCGCTGGTGGCCTGCTCGCCGGAGCCGGGGTGGCTGTGGCTGCTGGCGACGTTGCCGCTGTCGTATGGACCATTCCCTCACCGCCTCGCGGAAAAGCAGGAGGATCTCACGCTGGGGCTGCGCCTGGTGGAGTTCGGGCCCGCGTTCGGGTGGTGGGGCTGGGTGTGGGCCCGGCGGGCGTTGAGCGCGTGGAGCCGGGCGGGCAAGCCCCTTCGCGGCCCAGGCCCTCGCCCGACCCCGCCTTCCATTTGATCCGGTGCGCGCCGTGAACCTAGCCGGAAACCTCGGTCATCCTGAGGATCTTCACCGGCTTCACCGGACGGTGCATGCCCCCCGTCACGGTGATCACTTCCACGTTGTTGATCTTGTCCACGGTCTCCATGCCGTCAACCACGCGGCCGAAGAGGTTGTACTTCTTCGGCAGGCTGCCGATGAGGTCCGCGGTGCACACGAAGAACTGGCTGCCGTTGGTGTTGGCGCCTGAATTCGCCATGCACAGGGTGCCCTTGGTGTACTCGTCCTTGACCGGCTCGTCTTCGAACTGGTAGCCCGGGCCCCCGGTGCCCCACGTGTTCGGGTCGCCGCTCTTGGTGTTGGGGTCGCCGCCCTGGATCACGAAGCCGCGCTCCACGCGGTGGAACAGGATGCCGTCGTAGAAGCCCTGCTTCACCAGCTTCCGGAAGTTCGCCACGGTCTTGGGCGCCTTCTCGGGGAACAACTCCACCACCATGTCGCCCATGCTCGTCTCGACCCTCACCTTCGGGTGCACCACGGTCTTGGCGGCAGCGTGGGTGGACTTCTTCTTCTTCTTCGTGCGGGCCTCCGCGGTGCCCAGGGACACCAGGGCCAGGCCCAGGATGGCGAGGGCGGCGATTCTCATCAGGCGACGGGTCATGCGTCCTCCTCCCAGGGTGTTATCTGGAGTAAGTCGGAAAGTTTGCAGGGGTCTCCAAAGCGCGCGTAGGGTAACAACCCAGCCCCGCGGGGGTCAAGGACCGCCCGGCGGGCGTCCCGGCCGGCTCCATCCCAGCACGATCATCCGGCCGGTGGCCCCGTGATCGCGGCGGTGGGAGAAGAACAACTCCCGGGCGCAGGAGGTGCAGCGGCCGTCGGCGCGAATGCGGCTGGCGGGCACGCCCAGCGCCGACAGTTCGGACCGCAGCGCGGCCCCCAGGTCCAGGCTGGAGCGGTCGCCCCGCCGCGGGGCGCAGAAGCGGCCCGAGAATGCCGCCACCACGTCGGGACCGACCTCGAAGCAGCACGGTCCCAGGTGCGGGGAAATCGCGGCGTGCACCTCTGTGGCGGGCACGTTCATCGCGCGGAGCAGCGCCCCGGTCACGCCAGCGGCGGCCCCGCGCCAGCCGGCATGGGCCAGGCCGAGGCGGCCGGTCGGGGGGTGCGCCAGTGCCACGGCGGAGCAGTCCGCCACCCGGATGCCCAGGGCCGGGCCTGTCCGCCCGGTCCACAGGGCGTCCGCTTCGCCGGCCCGACCCGGCCTCCCGACCTCCAGGGCCAGGGAGCCGTGCACCTGCGACACCAGCGCCCAGCCTTCCGGCCCGCCGGGCCCTTCCGGGCCCAGGGCGTCCGCGAGCCGCCGGGCATTCCGGAGGACGCGTTCGGCCGAATCCCCCGTGGAGGTTCCGTGGTTCTGCGAATCCCAGGGCGCGGGGCTCTCCCCGCCGGCGCGCGTGGACACCACGGCCCGAAAGGGAGGCGGCAGCTCGAGCTCAAGAAACATGGGCGGGGCATCCATGGCCGCCACCTTGTCCGGCCGCGCCCCGGCCGTCAAGGGCCCCGCCGGGCCATTGACGGCCGGGCGCGCCTGACCTACAGTTTGCGTGATTTCAACCATTTCGAGGCTCAGGGGCGTTCCACGGGCGGGCCGCCGGACGGCGGAATCCCAAGGCCGGATGTTCGCGCCTCGGCGCGAGCCCGGCCTTTTTTGGAGCGCGCTTCCAGGGCCCATCGGGGGAGGTGTACTTGCAGCGCAAGACCGTCGCGCGGGCGCAGGCCCGGACCGGGCGGGTCCAGAAGCCCCTGGTCGCCGTGATCATGGGCAGCGCCCACGACTGGGAAGTCCTGCGCCCCGCCACCGAGGTGCTCTCGGAGCTGCGCGTCGCCCACGAGACCAAGGTGATCTCCGCGCACCGCGCCCCGGACGCATTGGCGGAATACGTGGACGCCGCCGAGGCGCGGGGCATCCGTGTGATCATCGCCGGAGCGGGCGGTGCCGCGCACCTGCCCGGCACCGTCGCCGCGCGGACCACGCTGCCCGTGCTGGGGGTGCCCGTGCCCGCGGGATCGCTGGGCGGGCTCGACGCGCTGCTCTCGATCGTGCAGATGCCCCGCGGCATCCCGGTCGGGACGCTGGCCATCGGGGGCGCCGGGGCGGCCAATGCCGCGCTGCTGGCGGCCCAGGTGCTGGCCCTGTCCGACCCGGCGCTGCGCAAGCGGCTCAAGCAGCACCGCGAGCGTCAGACCGCCCGCGCGCTGCGCGCCCGGCTGTAACCGGCGCGGGCCCGGCCCGCCGCCATGTGACCATCGGTCCATTCGACGTCAGATCCTGAATCCGCAGGAAGGAGCGCACGATGTCCCAGGCCGCACCCGGAAAGAAGACCCCGATCACCGTCGCCAGGGGGGACGGCATCGGCCCCGAGATCATGGCCGCCACGCTGCAGATCCTCGACGCGGCCGGCGCCAACCTCGAGTACGAGTTCATCGAGGTCGGGGAAAAGGTCTACCTCAAGGGGATCACGCAGGGCATCGAGCCTTCGGCGTGGGAGTCCATCCGGCGCACCCGGGTGTTCCTCAAGGCCCCCATCACCACGCCGCAGGGCGGGGGCTACAAGAGCCTCAACGTCACCACCCGCGTGAGCATGGGCCTGTACGCCAACGTGCGCCCGTGCGTGGCGTACCACCCGTTCGTGGGCACCAAGCACCCCGGGATGAACGTGGTGATCGTCCGTGAGAACGAGGAGGACCTGTACGCCGGCATCGAGCACCGCCAGACCGAGCAGGTCACGCAGGCGATCAAGCTCATCAGCCGCCCCGGCTCGGAGAAGATCGTCCGCTACGCCTTCGAGTACGCACGCCGCAACGCGCGCAAGAAGGTGACGGTGTTCATGAAGGACAACATCCTCAAGCTCACCGACGGGCTGTTCCACCGGGTGTTCGACGAGATCGGGGCCGAGTATCCCGAGATCGAGAAGGAAGCCTGGATCGTGGACATCGGCGCCGCCAAGCTGGCCGACACGCCGGGAGCGTTCGACGTGCTGGTGATGCCCAACCTCTACGGCGACATCCTCTCCGACGTGGCGGCCCAGATCGCCGGCTCGGTGGGCCTGGCGGGCTCGGCCAACATCGGCGAGACATGCGCGATGTTCGAGGCCATCCACGGCTCGGCGCCGCGCCGCGCCAATCAGAACCTGGCCAACCCCTCCGGCCTGCTCATGGGGTCGGTGATGATGCTGGTGCACCTGGGGCTGAACGAGGCCGCCGAAAAGGTGCACAACGGCTGGCTCAAGACGCTCGAAGACGGCGTCCACACCTACGACATCTTCAAGGACGGGATCAGCCGGCAGAAGGTGGGTACACGCGAGTTCGCCGACGCGGTGTGCGCGCGCCTGGGCCAGAAGCCCGCCACGCTCAAGGCCGTGAGCTACGGCGCCGGCAGCAGCCAGCCGCGCGCCACCTCGGCCGCGGCGGCGCGCCCGCCGGTGAAGAAGGAGCTGGTGGGGGTGGACGTGTTCCTGGACCGCAAGAGCGAGACCCCGGCGGCCCTCAGCGCGGCCATGCTGAAGCTCGCCGGCGAGCTGGAGCTGTCGCTGATCAGCAACCGCGGGGTGAAGGTGTGGCCGGACGGCCCGCCCGAAGCGTTCTGCAGCGATCACTGGCGATGCCGCTTCCTGGGCAAGGGCGGGGCACCGGTGACTCACGCCCAGATCCTGGCGCTGCTGGGCCGCGTGGCCGGCGGCGGGTACGATTTCATCCAGACGCAGAACCTCTGCAAGTTCGACGGCCTGGCCGAGTACTCGGCCGTGTACGGTTCTTGAAGCCATCCGCCGGCCCCGGGGCGCGGCCCCCGGCGCGTGAGCGCCGGGGGCCCCGGCCTTGCCCGAGCCGTACGGGTCTGGGATACTCCGTGCGATTCCGTGTCACCACAAACCCGGCGAAACCCGCCAATCCCGGAACATCAGGAGGAAGTGTGAACAGGGGAGCCTGGATTCTCCTCGTCGTCCTGTCGTGCGCCGCGCTCGCGGCGACCGCGGCCCCGAGACCGAACGCGCCCGCGAAGGGCACCGCCGCCCCCCCGACGGGCGCCCCGCCGGCCCAGCCGGTGGCGCGCGCGCTCCCGCCGCTGGCCACGGTGAACGGGGACGCGATCGACCCCCGGGACTTCGAGACGCTCCTGCGGAGCTACCTCCAGCAGGCCCAGGCCACCGCGGCCCAGCGCAAGGACAAGTTCGGCAAGACGGAGGCGCGCATCGTGGCCGCCAACGTGCTCGGCGGACTGATCAACGACCGGATCTGGGTCCAGGAGGCCCGGCGCTCCGGGATCCGGGTGGACACCGCCTCCGTGGACGCGCGCATCAAGGGGGATCCGTTCTTCATCACCAACGGCAAGTTCGACGCCGCCAAGTGGCAGATGTTCAAGGTCAGCCCGCAGTCGAACTACCCCGACGTGTACCGCCGCGCGCACGACATCGTGATGGTGGACAAGCTGCGTGAGGCGCTGGAGAAGCGCTTCGCGCCCACGGAAGCCGAGGTGCGGGCGGAGTATCTGCGACAGAACGAGCGCCACCGGATCCGCTACGTGTGGATGCGCGAGGACAAGTCGCTGCTGGAGCCGGCCCCGGGCCGCGCGGAGGTGGAGGCCTACTACAACAGTCACCTCGAGGAATTCAGGGTCGCCGAGAAGATCGACCTCATGTTCGCCTGTTACCGCGTCGGCACGCCGCACGACACCTCCTGGGAGCAGAGCCGCGCGCACGCCGAGGAGCTGCTGGCGCGCCTGCGCCAGGGTGCCGCGCTCGACTCCGTCTCGGCCGCCGGCGCGGCGCAGTTGAATACCGGCCCGACCGAGCGCGGCCAGACCATGCCCATGCTCAAGCACGGTCCCTCGCTGACGGACAGCCTCTTCCGGCTGGCGCCGAAGCAGCCCTACGAGCGCGTGGTGCTGGGCAGCGAGGGCTATGGCGTGCTGGTGCTGGGCCAGCGCCACGAGGCCTACGTGCGCCCGCTGCGCGAGGCGTGGGCGGCCAGCTTCCGCTCCGCCCAGCTGGTCCACAAGAAGCAGGACGACGAGCGGGCGCAGCTGGCGCAATACAACGCGACCCCGGCCCGCTACCGGGTCCCCTCCGCGCGCGTGCAGCTGCTGTACTTCGACCCGCGCGTGCTGACGCCGCAGGCCCCTCCGGGCCGGCCCGCCCTGGAGGCCCTGTACCGCGAGAAGCAGGCCGCCTTCACCGCGCCCGACTCCTCCGGAGCGCCGCGCACACGGACGTTCGCCGAAGTGGAGAGCCTGCTGGTCCGGATGTACCCCGACTGGATGGGGGACTCCCTCGCCGCCGCGGCCGCCCGCGAGGCCTTGGGCCGCGCGCTCAAGGGCAAGGATGTCTTCTCCAAGCCGCCCGCGGGCGCCGTGCTGCGCGAGTTCCTGCACGTGCTGCCCACCACGGACGATTCGCTGCTCACGCCCACGGTCATTGACTCGTTCCTGGTGACGCCGGCGGGCGGCGTTAAGAGCGTCTACGCCGCGCTGCGCGGGCGCCTGGTGTTCCGGATCATGGAGCGTGACACGGCGTACCTGCCTCCGCCCGACGCCATCCGCGACCGGCTGCGCTACGACGTGGAGGAGGGCCGCAAGGCCCGCCGCGAGGCCGCCGCCAAGGCGTACTACGAGGCCCATCGCGGCGAGTTCAAGGGCGAGAACCAGTACGTGCTGCAGTACTTCATGCTGCCATCCGTGGACCAGTCGGAGCTCAATCTCTCCGACAGCGACCTGCAGGCGTACTACCGGGCCCACATCCGCGACTACACCAGCGAAGGCCGCGTGCGCCTGCAGCTGGCGGTGTTCAACCTGCGGCCGGATGCCCGGCCCGAGGACGCGCGCCGGGTGATCGCCCGCGCCGACAGCATGGTGATGCTGGCCCGCCGCGGGGAGGACTTCGGCCAGCTCGTGGTGCGCTACTCCGAGGACCGCGCCACCGCCGCGCGCGGCGGGGACGTGGGTTTCCTCACCCGGGCCACCCTGGGCGACACCGCCGTGGCCCGCGTGGCCTTCGGGATGAAGTAGGACGAGGTGTGGTGACCCCCCTGGAGCAGATCAAGGACAAGGCATTCCGGGCCATGGTCCTGGAGCGAAGCGACTCCCTCACCCGGAAACTCGCCAACGACATCATGCAGCGCGCCCGGGACCGGGCGGCGCTGGAGGCCGAGGCCGGCAAGCTGGGCAACGCACTCACCCCGAGCCCCGCTTTCGAGCTCACCGACGACGTGCCGGCTCTGGGGCGCCTGGTGGAGGCCAAGACCGAGCTGCCCCAGATGAAGCCCGGGCAGGTGGGCCGCAACGCCGCCAAGACATTCGGGGGCTACGCGGTCTGGATGCTGGACCAGGTCCTGCCGCCCGAGCCGCGGCCCTACGAGCGCGTCCGGCCGCAGGTGACCCAGAGGCTGGAGAAGGACTCCATGGACGTGCTCCTGCGCGGCCGGGTGGATACGCTGATGACGCGTCTGAGGTGGACCGACAACCTGGGCGACGCCGCCTACGATCTGGGCACGGTCCGCGACAGCGATCCGTTCGTGCGCGGCTTCTTCATCTCGGGCCTCGGGGCCGCCTCGCTGGTGGACAGCTTCATCGCGACCGCCAAGCCGGGCCAGATCTCCGGGACCCTGAAGCACCCCTCGGGCGGCTACGTGGTGGCGCAGTACCTGGGCGCCGACCCGGTGGACGCCAAGGACCTCGAAGCCCGCCGCCAGCAGATTCGCGAGACGCTGGTGCAGAAGCCGGAGGCCATGATGCTGGCGGAACTCCGAAGGAAGGCCCGGGTCCGGATCTTCCGGCCCGAGCTCAAGGACGCCTGGAACCCGTCCCCGCAGGGCGGGAGCCCCGCGGCCGGGCGGCCGGCGCCGTGACCGTCAGCCACGCGCATCCGGCCACCGGCCCGCGCGAGCGGGTCGCCCTCGTGGGCCTGGGACCCGACTCTCTGGACCTGATCCACCTGGTCCGCGAGCGCGGCGGCGAAGTGTGCCTGGTGGCGGACCCGGACCCCGGCTCGCGCACCCATGCGCTGGCCGCGGTCTTCCGCGTGCCTTCCACGCAGGAGCTGGAGCGCGTGGAGGAGTCGGGCTGCGACCTGCTGGTGCTCCCGGACGAGGCGTTCGCGGCGGACACCTGGCAGGCGCGCTGGAACGCAGCCGGCCTGCGCTGCCTCACGGTGGAGCAGGCGTGGCGCCATTTCTCCGAACCGGAGATCCACGCCCCCGCGGGGNNNNNNNNNNNNNNNNNNNNCCGGGGGATGAGGACGAAATCGAATCCCTCACCCAGCCGATGCTGATCGAGGAACCTCCCCTGACAGAGGCACCGCCGATGACGCACACCACGCTGGAACACGAAGTTCCGCCCGCACCCGCCGCCGTGTCCTTCTACCCGGCCTCGATGCGCGCCACCGCCACGCACCTGGCCGCGTTCCTGGACGAACAGCGCTCGGCCACCGACGCCGCGCACGGCCATGCCTGGCTCTGGGACGAGGTCCTGGGCGACCTCGTGGCGCTGCGGGAGGTGACTTCGGGCGTCACCCCCGTGGATGGCCCGGGCGACTGGGCCCAGCGCTGGATCCGTCGCGCGTGGTCGGAGCGGCGCGCGCTGGTGTTCCAGGAGTCGCCGCTGGTGCCCGAGGGCGGCGTGCCGCAACGCTCGCGCGCCATGCTGGCGCTCCCGGTGGGAGACGAGGGGATTCTCTACCTCGAAGACGCCTGGCTGCCCGCCGACGTGCGCGCGCCGGGCCGGGAGGGCCTGGCCCGCGTCGCCCGCCAGTGGGCGGACTCGGTGGCCGCCTCGCGCGCCGAGCTGGCCCGGGTGCTGCGCCAGCGCATTCAGGACCACGTGGGCCCCGCGGTGTTCGACATCCTGCCGGAGGACGGCGCCTGTGACCCGTGGCCGTCCACGGCCGCCCGACTGGCCGAGCTGCTGGAGGCCGACGCGGTGGTGTTCCACTTCCCCGACGGGGGAGCCGTGGCGGCGGCGCCCTCGCTGCCCGATGCGCGCCTGGAACCTCTGGTCGAGATGCTGGCCGGCATGCCGGCGGACGCGCTCCGCGCGCTGCCGCGCCTGGCGGCCCGCGCTCGCACCCCCGAGGGCCACGCGCTGCGCGAGATGGGGCTGACCTCGCTGCTCGGCTGGGCCCGCGGCGACGGCCTCGAGCGCGTCGCGGTGGGCGCCGTGCGCGCCGTGGAATCCGGCCGCGACGAGTTCCACCCCGAGCACTTGGTGGCGCTCAAGAAGCTCCTGGCCCTGGCCAGCGCCCTCAGCCGGCCGGCGTAGCCGCGGCGAAATCGGGGACCTCATGCCCGCACCCTCGACGCGCGCCGGGCGGATCCGCGTATTGCCTCCCCAGGTGGTGGCCCAGATCGCCGCGGGGGAGGTGATCGAGCGGCCTGTCTCGGTCCTCAAGGAACTCCTCGAGAACGCCCTGGATTCCGGCGCCTCGCGCTGCGACATCCGCCTGGGCGCCGACCCCTCGAGCCTCATGGAAGTCACCGACGACGGCAGCGGCATGGGGGCCGACGAGGTGCCCCTGGCGCTCACCCGGCACGCCACCAGCAAGATGCCCGAGAGCGGCACCCTCGAGGAAGTGACCACGCTGGGCTTCCGGGGCGAGGCGCTGCCGTCCATCGCCACCGTGGCGCGCGTGACGCTGGAGACGCGCCCCGGCGCCGAACAGTCCGGCACGCGCGCCCGCGCCCACGGTGAGGAGTTGCGCCTGGAGGAGTGCGCCCGCGCCGCCGGCACCACGGTGCGCGTGGAGGACTTGTTCGAATCCCTCCCCGGGCGCCGCAAGTTCCTGCGCTCCGCGCGCAGCGAGGTCCGCGCCGCCGTCCGCCTGGTCAGCGCCTATGCC from Candidatus Eisenbacteria bacterium includes these protein-coding regions:
- a CDS encoding peptidylprolyl isomerase — its product is MRIAALAILGLALVSLGTAEARTKKKKKSTHAAAKTVVHPKVRVETSMGDMVVELFPEKAPKTVANFRKLVKQGFYDGILFHRVERGFVIQGGDPNTKSGDPNTWGTGGPGYQFEDEPVKDEYTKGTLCMANSGANTNGSQFFVCTADLIGSLPKKYNLFGRVVDGMETVDKINNVEVITVTGGMHRPVKPVKILRMTEVSG
- a CDS encoding laccase domain-containing protein, with translation MFLELELPPPFRAVVSTRAGGESPAPWDSQNHGTSTGDSAERVLRNARRLADALGPEGPGGPEGWALVSQVHGSLALEVGRPGRAGEADALWTGRTGPALGIRVADCSAVALAHPPTGRLGLAHAGWRGAAAGVTGALLRAMNVPATEVHAAISPHLGPCCFEVGPDVVAAFSGRFCAPRRGDRSSLDLGAALRSELSALGVPASRIRADGRCTSCARELFFSHRRDHGATGRMIVLGWSRPGRPPGGP
- the purE gene encoding 5-(carboxyamino)imidazole ribonucleotide mutase, with translation MGSAHDWEVLRPATEVLSELRVAHETKVISAHRAPDALAEYVDAAEARGIRVIIAGAGGAAHLPGTVAARTTLPVLGVPVPAGSLGGLDALLSIVQMPRGIPVGTLAIGGAGAANAALLAAQVLALSDPALRKRLKQHRERQTARALRARL
- a CDS encoding NADP-dependent isocitrate dehydrogenase, with product MSQAAPGKKTPITVARGDGIGPEIMAATLQILDAAGANLEYEFIEVGEKVYLKGITQGIEPSAWESIRRTRVFLKAPITTPQGGGYKSLNVTTRVSMGLYANVRPCVAYHPFVGTKHPGMNVVIVRENEEDLYAGIEHRQTEQVTQAIKLISRPGSEKIVRYAFEYARRNARKKVTVFMKDNILKLTDGLFHRVFDEIGAEYPEIEKEAWIVDIGAAKLADTPGAFDVLVMPNLYGDILSDVAAQIAGSVGLAGSANIGETCAMFEAIHGSAPRRANQNLANPSGLLMGSVMMLVHLGLNEAAEKVHNGWLKTLEDGVHTYDIFKDGISRQKVGTREFADAVCARLGQKPATLKAVSYGAGSSQPRATSAAAARPPVKKELVGVDVFLDRKSETPAALSAAMLKLAGELELSLISNRGVKVWPDGPPEAFCSDHWRCRFLGKGGAPVTHAQILALLGRVAGGGYDFIQTQNLCKFDGLAEYSAVYGS
- a CDS encoding SurA N-terminal domain-containing protein codes for the protein MNRGAWILLVVLSCAALAATAAPRPNAPAKGTAAPPTGAPPAQPVARALPPLATVNGDAIDPRDFETLLRSYLQQAQATAAQRKDKFGKTEARIVAANVLGGLINDRIWVQEARRSGIRVDTASVDARIKGDPFFITNGKFDAAKWQMFKVSPQSNYPDVYRRAHDIVMVDKLREALEKRFAPTEAEVRAEYLRQNERHRIRYVWMREDKSLLEPAPGRAEVEAYYNSHLEEFRVAEKIDLMFACYRVGTPHDTSWEQSRAHAEELLARLRQGAALDSVSAAGAAQLNTGPTERGQTMPMLKHGPSLTDSLFRLAPKQPYERVVLGSEGYGVLVLGQRHEAYVRPLREAWAASFRSAQLVHKKQDDERAQLAQYNATPARYRVPSARVQLLYFDPRVLTPQAPPGRPALEALYREKQAAFTAPDSSGAPRTRTFAEVESLLVRMYPDWMGDSLAAAAAREALGRALKGKDVFSKPPAGAVLREFLHVLPTTDDSLLTPTVIDSFLVTPAGGVKSVYAALRGRLVFRIMERDTAYLPPPDAIRDRLRYDVEEGRKARREAAAKAYYEAHRGEFKGENQYVLQYFMLPSVDQSELNLSDSDLQAYYRAHIRDYTSEGRVRLQLAVFNLRPDARPEDARRVIARADSMVMLARRGEDFGQLVVRYSEDRATAARGGDVGFLTRATLGDTAVARVAFGMK